A genomic segment from Streptomyces sp. TLI_235 encodes:
- a CDS encoding TetR family transcriptional regulator, with the protein MGRPADPTRRERTLARATDYVLAHGLAGLSLRPLAEALDTSPRMLLYDFGSKQELVATVLAEARRRGAVRLAEHLPPRTGSVQERLRGIWAWISADERAPFVRLFFEVHADGLVHPDNYPDQGQAITDWFDTLGATFRDVSTGPDDTVTPTVVMAVVRGLLFDLTATGDRHRTDLALDRFAELLNR; encoded by the coding sequence GTGGGGCGACCCGCAGATCCCACCCGTCGCGAGCGCACTCTGGCGCGGGCGACCGACTATGTGCTGGCGCACGGCTTGGCCGGGCTGAGCCTGCGACCACTGGCCGAGGCCCTCGACACCAGCCCACGGATGCTGCTCTACGACTTCGGCAGCAAACAGGAGTTGGTCGCGACGGTCCTCGCCGAGGCCCGTCGCCGAGGCGCGGTGCGCCTGGCCGAGCACCTTCCGCCGAGGACGGGCTCCGTGCAGGAGCGGCTGCGTGGCATCTGGGCGTGGATCAGCGCAGACGAACGTGCGCCGTTCGTCCGGCTGTTCTTCGAGGTGCACGCCGACGGCCTGGTCCACCCCGACAACTACCCCGACCAGGGCCAGGCGATCACGGACTGGTTCGACACTCTCGGTGCCACGTTCCGCGACGTCTCCACCGGTCCTGACGACACCGTCACACCCACGGTGGTCATGGCCGTTGTCCGGGGTCTGCTGTTCGATCTCACAGCCACCGGCGACCGCCACCGCACCGATCTCGCGCTGGACCGCTTCGCCGAACTCCTGAATCGGTGA
- a CDS encoding RNA polymerase sigma-70 factor (sigma-E family), with product MDHSPTTGRTAAGPADFLEFASARGSHLFHTAYLLTGGDRHLAEDLAQEALSRIYVRWRRVARMENPAGYVQTVLVNTFLSHRRRRSSTERTAHELPDTSVTDADPALRVTLMQALQAMSPSDRAVLVLRYWEDRSIEETSAALQLSSTAVRSRAHRALNRMRDLLGDSFAEHAAG from the coding sequence ATGGACCACTCACCGACGACCGGTCGGACGGCTGCCGGGCCGGCCGACTTCCTGGAGTTCGCCTCGGCCCGGGGCAGCCATCTCTTCCACACGGCGTACCTGCTCACCGGCGGAGACCGGCACCTCGCCGAGGACCTCGCCCAGGAGGCGCTGAGCCGGATATACGTCCGCTGGCGGCGGGTCGCCCGTATGGAGAACCCGGCCGGCTACGTCCAGACGGTGCTCGTCAACACCTTCCTGTCGCACCGCCGGCGGCGCAGCAGCACCGAGCGGACGGCGCACGAACTCCCGGACACGTCGGTCACCGACGCCGATCCCGCCCTGCGGGTGACCCTGATGCAGGCGCTGCAGGCCATGTCGCCTTCCGACCGCGCCGTGCTCGTGCTGCGGTACTGGGAGGACCGCAGCATCGAGGAGACCTCGGCGGCGCTGCAGCTCAGCTCCACGGCCGTCCGCTCGCGCGCCCACCGTGCACTGAACCGGATGCGGGACCTGCTCGGCGACAGCTTCGCCGAGCACGCCGCAGGTTAG
- a CDS encoding ribosomal protein S18 acetylase RimI-like enzyme, whose product MLLLRELGPDDWPLWRDLRLAALAEAPHAFTSRLADWDRTAEERWRARLDLPGSHHLAALLDGRPVGLASGMPGGPGAVELRSLWVAPEGRGRGVGDLLITGVERWAAASGATVLNLAVLPGNTAALALYRRHGFVDADEPGRPLPDGTAREHLMRKPLPPDRRVP is encoded by the coding sequence ATGCTGCTGCTGAGGGAGCTGGGACCGGACGACTGGCCGCTCTGGCGGGATCTGCGGCTGGCCGCGCTGGCCGAGGCGCCGCACGCCTTCACCTCCCGGCTCGCGGACTGGGACCGGACGGCCGAGGAACGCTGGCGGGCCCGGCTCGACCTGCCGGGCAGCCACCACCTGGCGGCGCTGCTGGACGGCCGCCCGGTGGGCCTGGCCAGCGGCATGCCCGGCGGTCCCGGCGCCGTCGAACTCCGGTCGCTGTGGGTGGCGCCCGAGGGCCGCGGTCGCGGGGTCGGCGACCTGCTGATCACCGGGGTCGAGCGCTGGGCCGCGGCATCGGGCGCCACCGTGCTGAACCTCGCGGTGCTGCCCGGCAACACCGCCGCGCTCGCCCTTTACCGCCGCCACGGGTTCGTCGACGCCGACGAACCCGGCCGCCCGCTGCCGGACGGCACGGCCCGCGAGCACCTGATGCGAAAGCCCCTGCCGCCGGACCGCCGCGTCCCGTGA
- a CDS encoding catechol 2,3-dioxygenase-like lactoylglutathione lyase family enzyme, translated as MFTSITHSQIYVLDQDEALDFYVGKLGLAVAADVDLGFMRWLTVNVPGHPDRQILLEKPGPPAMSEETAQQVRELVTKGATGGSLIFSTDDCRKTYETLLGRGVEFTEEPTDRPYGIDCGLRDPFGNNIRFTQPKA; from the coding sequence ATGTTCACCTCCATCACGCACTCGCAGATCTACGTCCTCGACCAGGACGAGGCCCTCGACTTCTACGTCGGCAAGCTCGGCCTGGCGGTCGCCGCCGACGTCGACCTGGGATTCATGCGCTGGCTGACCGTCAACGTCCCGGGCCACCCGGACCGACAGATCCTGCTGGAGAAGCCCGGCCCGCCGGCGATGTCCGAGGAGACGGCGCAGCAGGTCCGCGAACTCGTCACCAAGGGCGCGACGGGCGGCTCGCTGATCTTCAGCACCGACGACTGCCGCAAGACCTACGAGACGCTGCTCGGCCGCGGCGTCGAGTTCACCGAGGAGCCCACCGACCGCCCGTACGGGATCGACTGCGGGCTGCGCGACCCCTTCGGCAACAACATCCGCTTCACCCAGCCGAAGGCCTGA
- a CDS encoding transposase (manually curated), which yields MGRGDLTNEEWARLEPHLPANGGRGGQWSDHRRVVNGIYFRERTGVPWRDLPARYGNWKTVYERHRRWSGDGTWDRVLKALQARADAEERVDWSLVGLDSTTCRAHQHAAGARKAAPKAGRKGDSADAAPGR from the coding sequence GTGGGGAGAGGCGATCTGACGAACGAGGAGTGGGCTCGACTGGAGCCGCATCTGCCGGCGAACGGTGGGCGCGGTGGGCAGTGGAGCGACCATCGCCGGGTGGTGAACGGGATCTACTTCCGGGAGCGCACCGGGGTGCCGTGGCGGGACCTTCCGGCGCGGTACGGGAACTGGAAGACCGTGTATGAGCGGCATCGCCGCTGGTCGGGGGACGGTACCTGGGACCGGGTGCTCAAGGCGCTCCAGGCCCGGGCCGACGCCGAGGAGCGTGTGGACTGGAGCCTGGTCGGCCTCGACTCGACCACGTGCCGGGCCCACCAGCACGCCGCGGGCGCTCGGAAGGCAGCGCCGAAGGCCGGCCGCAAAGGGGACAGTGCCGACGCGGCACCGGGCCGATGA
- a CDS encoding DDE family transposase — MAEIRVPREGGGHPRTRPDQLSADRAYSCRRIRVYLRGRQIRASIPEKKDQVGRRLARGSAGGRPPAFDRAAYKRRDEVERLINRLKVFRAVATRYDKRAYVLHGTVTVAAIRLWLDE; from the coding sequence ATGGCCGAGATCAGGGTCCCGCGTGAAGGAGGCGGCCATCCGCGGACCCGGCCAGACCAGCTGAGCGCGGACCGGGCCTACAGCTGCCGCCGCATCCGCGTCTACCTGCGCGGACGTCAGATCCGGGCCAGCATCCCCGAGAAGAAGGACCAGGTCGGGCGCCGTTTGGCCCGCGGATCGGCCGGAGGGCGTCCGCCGGCGTTCGACCGGGCCGCGTACAAGCGCCGCGACGAAGTCGAGCGGCTGATCAACAGGTTGAAGGTCTTCCGAGCGGTGGCGACACGATATGACAAGCGCGCCTACGTCCTTCACGGCACTGTCACCGTCGCAGCCATCCGACTCTGGCTCGACGAATGA
- a CDS encoding amino acid transporter, whose amino-acid sequence MTFPKTAAPSAAPPIPVARGPRRSVLFFAFAFAVIADPVSSVAYAIEAALHALHGDLGLLLPTMSLVVGLVVVVTANYWQLVRRFPKGGGAAAAAGRAFGARWTFLPIGALVVDFVLTIGISIAAAASAMIALFPGLAPVRIPLALVLLVVVAGLTWFGHGGRLLFAVMTVVFVLAAVAVVVLGFASPHSIGTAPAHTDPGRSGVFAVVLAFPVAMALATGIEAPSTAIAQLGQLDDTHRRRFGRGTLALLLVIVGGLTLALTALAVKLHIGLPGADSTQIADIAHAAAGPGWLYGAFQLTSSLLLLAAASSSFQAGPGLLKALAGTDERPGVLPPVLGRTNKHHTPYWSVVVYLAAAAVIIVAAAGQEQELVLFYAVSVFVSFLVGLLAMTRFARTERKPLLAAVNAAAAGAVAFTLLVNLLRGWPILSLVATLLIGGGLFVRWIRAGSPSGIEDVEAHAEAD is encoded by the coding sequence GTGACCTTCCCCAAGACCGCCGCACCCAGCGCCGCGCCGCCGATCCCGGTCGCGCGCGGGCCGCGCCGCTCGGTGCTGTTCTTCGCCTTCGCGTTCGCCGTGATCGCCGACCCGGTCTCATCCGTCGCGTACGCGATCGAGGCCGCCCTGCACGCACTGCACGGCGACCTGGGACTGCTGCTGCCCACCATGAGCCTGGTGGTCGGCTTGGTCGTGGTCGTGACCGCGAACTACTGGCAGCTGGTCCGGCGTTTCCCCAAGGGCGGCGGCGCCGCCGCAGCGGCCGGGCGGGCGTTCGGGGCGCGGTGGACGTTCCTGCCGATCGGCGCGCTCGTCGTGGACTTCGTGCTGACCATCGGTATCTCCATCGCCGCGGCGGCGAGCGCGATGATCGCCCTGTTCCCGGGCCTTGCGCCGGTCCGCATCCCGCTCGCTCTGGTGCTGCTGGTGGTCGTGGCGGGGCTGACCTGGTTCGGGCACGGCGGGCGGCTGCTGTTCGCGGTGATGACCGTGGTGTTCGTCCTGGCCGCCGTTGCCGTGGTGGTGCTCGGCTTCGCCTCCCCGCACAGCATCGGCACCGCGCCCGCCCACACCGACCCGGGCCGCTCCGGGGTCTTCGCCGTCGTCCTCGCGTTCCCCGTCGCCATGGCGCTCGCGACCGGCATCGAAGCCCCCTCCACGGCGATCGCGCAGCTCGGCCAGCTCGACGACACCCACCGGCGCCGCTTCGGCCGCGGCACGCTCGCCCTGCTGCTGGTCATCGTCGGCGGCCTGACCCTCGCCCTGACCGCCCTCGCCGTGAAGCTCCACATCGGCCTGCCCGGTGCCGACTCCACCCAGATCGCCGACATCGCCCACGCAGCCGCCGGCCCCGGCTGGCTCTACGGCGCCTTCCAGCTCACCAGCTCTTTGCTGCTGCTCGCCGCCGCCAGCTCTTCCTTCCAGGCCGGACCCGGCCTCCTCAAGGCCCTCGCCGGCACCGACGAGCGCCCCGGCGTGCTGCCGCCGGTCCTCGGCCGCACCAACAAGCACCACACCCCGTACTGGTCGGTCGTGGTCTACCTGGCCGCCGCCGCGGTGATCATCGTCGCCGCCGCCGGCCAGGAGCAGGAGCTGGTCCTCTTCTACGCCGTGTCGGTGTTCGTCAGCTTCCTGGTCGGCCTGCTCGCCATGACCCGCTTCGCCCGAACCGAACGCAAGCCGCTGCTCGCTGCCGTCAACGCCGCCGCCGCCGGAGCCGTCGCGTTCACCCTGCTGGTCAACCTGCTGCGCGGCTGGCCGATCCTCTCCCTCGTCGCCACCCTTCTCATCGGCGGCGGCTTGTTCGTCCGCTGGATACGCGCGGGCAGCCCCAGCGGCATCGAGGACGTCGAGGCCCACGCCGAAGCCGACTGA
- a CDS encoding cation:H+ antiporter — translation MCALYAALRARQGAGATWGAAVAFAVVLVLAGLVVLAWCADQLVVGAARIAERLGLSPAFVGVVVVGIGTSLPELAVSGFAAGRGETGLAVGNLVGSKILNVTLVLGLVGVIAPVVAEPRVVRTLGPLSVGAVGLFAVLVGGGLGRSEGTVLATLLVLALLAQLRTARLGGPSIMAVPVVGEQASLVRESLRTAVGLLGTLGGAQLLVGNATVIADRMGVSQAVIGFTLVALGTSLPELVTSLQAHRRGASELLVGNLLGSNLVNSLAGGATIALATPATAAGKVPGVGGSVLTAMTLTGVLAWMLLAGGRLNRGGALVLLAVCAVVLPLLTG, via the coding sequence GTGTGCGCTCTGTACGCTGCCCTGCGCGCACGGCAGGGGGCCGGTGCAACGTGGGGGGCGGCTGTGGCGTTTGCGGTGGTGCTCGTGCTGGCGGGTCTGGTGGTGCTGGCGTGGTGCGCGGACCAGCTGGTGGTGGGTGCGGCGCGGATCGCGGAGCGGCTGGGCCTGTCCCCGGCGTTCGTCGGCGTGGTTGTCGTCGGCATCGGCACGAGCCTGCCGGAGCTCGCGGTCTCCGGCTTCGCGGCCGGGCGCGGCGAGACGGGGCTCGCGGTCGGCAACCTGGTCGGCTCGAAGATCCTGAACGTCACCCTGGTCCTGGGGCTGGTCGGAGTCATCGCTCCCGTGGTCGCCGAGCCGCGCGTGGTGCGCACACTTGGCCCGCTGTCGGTCGGCGCCGTCGGTCTCTTCGCAGTCCTGGTCGGCGGCGGGCTCGGTCGCTCCGAGGGGACGGTGCTGGCGACTCTGCTGGTCCTGGCGCTGCTGGCGCAGCTGCGGACCGCCCGCCTCGGCGGGCCCAGCATCATGGCGGTGCCCGTGGTCGGCGAGCAGGCGTCCCTGGTGAGGGAGTCCCTGCGGACCGCCGTCGGTCTGCTGGGCACCCTGGGCGGCGCGCAGTTGCTGGTCGGCAACGCGACAGTGATCGCCGACCGGATGGGGGTGTCGCAGGCGGTCATCGGGTTCACGCTCGTGGCACTCGGCACGTCGCTGCCCGAGCTGGTCACCTCACTGCAGGCGCACCGGCGCGGCGCCTCGGAACTGCTGGTGGGCAACCTGCTGGGCAGCAACCTGGTCAACAGCCTCGCGGGCGGCGCGACCATCGCCCTCGCCACACCGGCCACCGCAGCGGGGAAAGTGCCCGGGGTCGGGGGCTCCGTGCTGACCGCGATGACGCTGACCGGAGTGCTGGCGTGGATGCTGCTCGCCGGCGGGCGGCTCAACCGCGGCGGCGCGCTGGTGCTGCTGGCGGTGTGCGCGGTGGTGCTGCCGCTGCTGACCGGCTGA